A segment of the Georgenia sp. M64 genome:
GGCACAGCGTCGGGATGCGGATGCCGGCCTGCTTGGCGGCGTCGAGGACGGACGTGCCGGCGGGGACCTCGACGGGACGGCCGTCGATGGTGACGGCGACCGGCACGGTGGTGGGGGCCGCGGTGGGCGGGGCCCACGGGGCGGGGGTGGCCTGGGCGACCATGGCGGGCTCCTCAGATGGCCGGCGCAGGTGCGGCGGCCCGGGTGAGCTCGTCCCCGAAGTGCTCGAGGATCGAGAGGAAGACGTTCGGGCTGGACTGGCCGAGGCCGCACTTCGACGCCACCTGCATGGTCGCGCCGAGGCGCTCGAGGTCCGCCAGGTGCTCGGCGGTGCAGGTGCCGGCCCGCAGCATCGCGATGCCCTCGAGGATCTTGACGTTGCCGACGCGGCAGGGGGTGCACTGCCCGCACGACTCGTCGGCGAAGAAGCTCATGATGTTCTCGGCCGCCTCGAGGAGGTCACGGTCGGGGCCGAGGACGATGACGGCGCCGCCGGTGGCGACGTCCTCGTAGCTGATCGCCCGGCCGAACTCCGTGGCCGGCACGCACCGGCCGGCTGCCCCGCCGACGATGACGGCGCGGGCGTCCAGCCCGCCCGCCGCGGTGAGGACCTCCCCGATGGGCACCCCGAGGGGGAACTCGTAGACGCCCGGCCGCTCGACGTCGCCGGAGACGCTGAGGAGCTTGGGCCCGGTGGACCGGTCGGTGCCGATCGCGGCGAACCACTCCGGCCCGCGGGCGAGGATCGCCGTCACCCAGGCGAAGGTCTCGACGTTGTTGACCACGGTCGGCGCGCCGTGCAGCCCGCTGATGACGGGGAAGGGCGGGCGGTTGCGCGGCTCGCCGCGGCGGCCCTCGAGGCTCTCGAGCAGCGCGGTCTCCTCGCCGCACACGTAGGCGCCGGAGCCGAGGTGGAGCCGGATGTCGAAGGGGGCGCCGGGGCCGAGGGCGTCCGGGCCGAGCAGGCCGTCCGCGCGGCGGGCGGCCAGGCGGGCGAGGAGGTGCTCGCGCAGGTACACGTACTCGCCACGCAGGTAGAGGATCCCCTCGGCCGCGCCGATCGCGTGCCCGGCGATGGTCATGCCCTCGAGGACGAGGTCGGCGAGCTCGGCGAGGAGGACGCGGTCCTTGAACGTCCCGGGCTCGCCCTCGTCGGCGTTGCAGACGACGTAGCGCCGCCCGTCCGGCGCGGGCGCCCCGGCGGCCAGGGCCCACTTCAGCCCGGTGGGGAATCCTGCTCCGCCGCGGCCCTTGAGGCCCGAGCCGGTCACGGCGTCGACGACGTCGGAGGGGGCCAGGGCGAGCGCGGCGCTCAGGCCGGCTCCGACCTCGACGTCGGACAGGGTCAACGGGGTACGCACGGTCGAGCCGGGTGTGGACGGGGTACGCACGGTCATCGGGCGCTCCTTGCGCCCGGGCGCCGGGCGCTCCTCGCGCCGCCCACGGAACCGGGGCGGCGTCTTCACGCTACGACGGGGAACCGCGCCGGACCCGGGCCGTCCGTCCTTTCGGACGAATCACCCTCGAATGCAGGCGACCGAGCCCTCCGTTCCACTCACGGTGCGTCGATGTCGAGCTCGACGCGTCGCCCGCCGACGGTCATCGTGATGGCCACATCGACGGCCCCCGCGGCATGTAGGTAGTTGCGGAGCGTCGAGAGCAACATGTCCTCGCGGTGTTCGGTGCGAGAGACGGCGTCCTGGCCCACACCAAGCCGTTTCGCCAGCTCCTCCTGAGTGAGCTGGCCCGCCTTGCGGACGGTGGCGAGGTTCATCGCGTAGATGCGGTCCTCCTCTGCCATGCCCGCACGGATCTTGGCGACCTCAGTCGCGCGCTCCGGGTCAGACAGACGCTCCTTGAGCCAATCGTTCCCGCGCGTGGAGCGTGACCTCTCCATGGGGCTCACTTCCCGTCCTCCTGCATGAACTTCTCGATGATCTGATCGGCCCGGGTGCCTACGCTGTCGTAGAACACATCACCCATCCCCGCTTTGTCGCCGCTGAAGAGCACCACCACCGCGGTCTCTGTGTCCATGAACCACACGATCGTCCTCACGGCGATTCCAGGTTCGAACGGATGCGACAAGCGCCAGACCGGGTACCTCTTCGACTGCCTGACCCGCCTGAGAGTCGGACTCTCGTCGCGTGGCTCGTCGTCGAGCTCCTCGATGTACTGGATCTGGGCTGCGATGAGGTCCAGCTTCCGTTGCGCCGACCAGTCACCGCCGGTGGCCTTGCGCTCAAGATCGTCAAGCATCCGCTGGAAGTCGTCGTTCCAGTCGACCAGCATCCACTCAGTATGACGCGAAAATCATATGACCCGCAACGCATCTTGGTGGTGACGACAGCCCCAGTTGCCGATTTGGCCTCAGACGGTATGTAGTGCGGCTGGTGTTGGGTCTCGGGGTCGCGCCGCTGGTTGGTGATTGTGGTGGTTGTCGGTGGGGCGTCAAGGCACTTCGTCCCCTGCGGGGCGGGCCTGCGGCCCGGTCTTGACTCCCCACCGACAACCACACCTTCGCCTGGAGGCGGCGCGATCTGTGAGCCTGCGCGGTAAAGGGCCCCCTGTGACGGCGTGTCTGTGGGACTGACCGGGGGCTGGTCAGCAGGAGCCCCCGCGGCGCATCGTCGTGAGTTACCACCGGTGACCAATCCGGGGCGCCGGTGGATCACAGTCGTCGGGAGGCTCCTGTGTTCACCAACATAATCCCTGCCGCTCGTGAGCGGTGGGTCGTGGGTCTAGACGTCCACGCCCGTTCCATCAGCGCGTCCGCGCTCGACCTGACCACCGGCGAGCTCATCAATGCCCACCTGGCCGCAGAGACCACCGCGGTGCTGCGGTTCCTCACCGGTCTGAACGGCCCGGCAGCGGTGGCCTACGAGGCCGGCCCGACCGGGTTCGGCCTCGCTAGGGCGTTGGACCAGGCCGGGCTGCGGTGCGTGGTCGCCGCCCCCTCCAAGATCGCCCGCGCATCGGGCGACCGGGTCAAGACCGACAAACGTGACGCGACTCTGCTGGCCCGGCGCCTGGCAGCCGCGGACCTGACCGCGGTACGGGTCCCGACCCCGACCGAGGAAGCCGCTCGAGACCTGACCCGCGCCCACGAGGACGCCCGCACCGACCTGATGAGCGCCCGGCACCGCGCCTCCAAGCTCCTCCTGCGCCACGGCATCGTCTACTCCGGCGGGAGAGCATGGACTCTGGAGCACCACGCCTGGCTGGCGCGGATCCGTCTCCCGCAGCCGGCTTCCCAGACCGCCTTCGACGACGCCCACCAACACGTCCTGCTGCTGGAGGC
Coding sequences within it:
- a CDS encoding helix-turn-helix domain-containing protein, whose translation is MERSRSTRGNDWLKERLSDPERATEVAKIRAGMAEEDRIYAMNLATVRKAGQLTQEELAKRLGVGQDAVSRTEHREDMLLSTLRNYLHAAGAVDVAITMTVGGRRVELDIDAP
- a CDS encoding IS110 family transposase; amino-acid sequence: MFTNIIPAARERWVVGLDVHARSISASALDLTTGELINAHLAAETTAVLRFLTGLNGPAAVAYEAGPTGFGLARALDQAGLRCVVAAPSKIARASGDRVKTDKRDATLLARRLAAADLTAVRVPTPTEEAARDLTRAHEDARTDLMSARHRASKLLLRHGIVYSGGRAWTLEHHAWLARIRLPQPASQTAFDDAHQHVLLLEARKKNLAHQVALLAAESEFTGVFHALGCLRGIAGITAMSLAVEIGDWDRFTGASIGAYLGLTPTEHSSGGTRRLGPITKAGNPHARRLLVEAAWHHRPGYRVGTILQARFDAATPTQAARGHEGNLRLHRRWEHFDTEHKRTTVANIAIARELAGWCWSLATTR
- a CDS encoding NADH-ubiquinone oxidoreductase-F iron-sulfur binding region domain-containing protein → MTVRTPSTPGSTVRTPLTLSDVEVGAGLSAALALAPSDVVDAVTGSGLKGRGGAGFPTGLKWALAAGAPAPDGRRYVVCNADEGEPGTFKDRVLLAELADLVLEGMTIAGHAIGAAEGILYLRGEYVYLREHLLARLAARRADGLLGPDALGPGAPFDIRLHLGSGAYVCGEETALLESLEGRRGEPRNRPPFPVISGLHGAPTVVNNVETFAWVTAILARGPEWFAAIGTDRSTGPKLLSVSGDVERPGVYEFPLGVPIGEVLTAAGGLDARAVIVGGAAGRCVPATEFGRAISYEDVATGGAVIVLGPDRDLLEAAENIMSFFADESCGQCTPCRVGNVKILEGIAMLRAGTCTAEHLADLERLGATMQVASKCGLGQSSPNVFLSILEHFGDELTRAAAPAPAI